In Microbulbifer agarilyticus, the DNA window GGCCTCGGAAGTGTTTTTTGGCATGTTGCAGGGCGGCTGCACCCATATTCAGATCATCATTGGTTGTGCCGAGCCACCGTCGCGCGAGGAAATCGCCCAGCATGTGACGGAAGTCGTGCGCGTGTTTATGCGTGCCTATCAGTCGGCATAAGCAGTCGGTATAAGCAGTCTGCATAAGTAATTCGCAGAGACCAGAATGTAAAAAGCCCGCGAGAAAAACTCGCGGGCTTTTTTGTTGCTGCCTTTGGGGTCAGGAGCGAATTTTGTAACCGGTGCGGAAAATCCACCAGATAGCGGTCAGGCAGGCGAATAGAAAAAACAGGGTCATGCCCAAACTTATCACTACGTTGACATCGGACACTCCGTAGAACGCCCAGCGGAAACCGCTAATCAGGTATACCACGGGGTTAAACAGGGTTACCTTCTGCCAGAACTCCGGCAGCATATTGATGGAGTAAAAGGCTCCGCCCAAGAACGTCAGGGGAGTGATGACCATCAACGGGATAACCTGCAACTTCTGGAAATCGTCCGCCCAAATGCCGATGATAAAACCGAACATGCTGAAGGTAACTGCGGTGAGGACTAGAAAGCCAAACATCCAGAACGGGTGGGCGATTTCATAGTCCACAAAAAAGCGCGCGGTGATCAAAATCAGAATGCCGATGACTACAGACTTGGTTGCCGCGGCACCCACATAACCGGCAACAATTTCAAACGCGGACACTGGTGCAGACAGCACTTCATAGATGGTGCCGGAAAACTTCGGGAAAAAGATACCGAAGGATGCGTTGGAAATACTCTCCGATAGCAGCGAGAGCATAATCAGTCCGGGAATAATAAACGCCCCGTAACTGACGCCCTCGATTTCCCCCAGACGGCTGCCGATGGCCGTGCCGAACACGATAAAGTATAGGCAGGTGGAAATTACCGGCCAGGCGATACTTTGCATCAAGGTGCGGCCGGTACGAGCCATTTCGAACTGGTAGATGGCACGGATGCCATAAATATTCACGATGTTACTTCCTCTTTCACCCAGCCGCTTTTACCCGGCTTTTTGGCGTTCAGCCTGGTTCTGGTGCACCAGGCTGACGAAAATTTCTTCCAGTGAGCTTTCACTGGAGTGCAGGTCCTTGAACTCCATACCCTGTTGGTTCAGTGCGCGCAGTAGGGTGGCGATCCCGGTGTGCTCGCGCTGGGTGTCGAAGGTGTAAATCAGTTGATTGCCTTCATCGGCGATATCCAGTTCGAACTCTTTTAGTGCGTCTGGCAGTTCGCTGATCGGGTTTTGCAGGTGAATGGTCAGCTGTTTCTTGCCGAGCTTTTGCATCAGCTCATGCTTTTCCTCCACCAGCACCAGTTCGCCATGGTTGATCACGCCGATACGGTCCGCCATTTCCTCGGCTTCTTCGATGTAGTGGGTCGTTAGAATGATGGTTACACCATTCTCGCGCAGGCCGCGCACCATTTCCCACATGTCGCGGCGCAATTCCACATCCACGCCGGCGGTTGGTTCGTCGAGGAACAAGATGGAGGGTTCGTGGGATAGCGCCTTGGCGATCATCACGCGGCGTTTCATACCGCCCGAGAGCGCCATGATTTTGCTGTCTTTCTTATCCCACAAAGACAGTTGGCGCAGTATCTTTTCGATATGTTGCGGATTTGGCGCCTTGCCAAACAAGCCACGGCTAAAACTGACGGTATTCCACACGCTCTCGAAGGAGTCGGTGGAAAGCTCCTGGGGTACCAGGCCGATCTTGCTGCGCGCAGCACGGAATTCCCGTTGGATATCGTAGCCGTCGGCGGTGACCCGCCCGCTGGTTGGGTTGACGATGCCGCAGATGATACTGATCAGTGTGGTTTTGCCGGCGCCATTGGGGCCGAGCAAAGCAAAGATCTCTCCGGAATTAATGTCGAGGTCGACAGACTTTAGTGCGGTAAAACCACCGGCGTAGGTTTTACCCACACCGGCAATGGAAATGATGGGTTGCACGCTTCCCCCTTTGGAATGACTGGCAGTGCAGAATGCAGCCGCTATTGTCCCTGAACGGTACGGCGGCCGCCACTGCCAGCCGTCTCATGCTAGGCATAGAAGCGGGCGAGTGGCAGTAATTACTGCTGGAAGATTTTGTTGTAGAAGTTTACGGCACCTTCGTAGGCGTCGTTGGCGGCTGCTTCATCGTATTTCAGTGGGATACCAAATTTTTCACCGCGTGCGGTAGCGGCAGGGTTGGTGAAGCCGTGTTGCACACCGGGGTAGCTGGTTACGTCGAAGCGCACGCCGGCGGTTTGCATTTCCTGTACGAAATTGGCCACGTGCTCTGCGGGGATCATGGCGTCGTCGCCGCCGGTGTAGACCTGCAGCTCGGCAGTGATGTCACCGGGTTTTACTTTGACGTCGCTTTCCAGCGCACCGTGGAAGCTGACTACGCCTTTGAGTGGCAGGCCAAGGCGGGCCATGGTGAGGGCAACGGCGCCGCCGAAGCAGTAACCCTGGGCAGCGACCTGACCCGCCTGCACGGTTGGGTGGGTATTGATGAGGTCGAGGGCGGCCTGGAAGCGTTTCAGTGGTGCGCCTTCGGTTTCGATAGTTTTGGTCATCAGGGCGCCGGCGTCGCTGGGGTTGTCGGCGCTTACGCCGGTGCCGTACATGTCGAGGGCGAAGGCGGTGAACCCTTCGGCGGCGAGGCGTTCGGCTTCTTCACGGGTGAAGTCGTTCATACCCCACCATTCGTGCAGCAGGAGAATAGCGGGGCGCTCGCCCTCAATGCTGTCGTCGTAGGCCAGGTAGCCGGTAAAGGACTCGTCGTCGATATAGTATTCGATGGCTTCGGTATGCATTGCGTCCTCCCTGAGGAATGCTTGGTCTTGGGAATAGTGAGCCAAGGTTAGTTGGATAGGGGAGGGGGTGCAATGGGCCGCGGTGGCTTACTGGTTGTGTGGCGGCGAAGCAGCGGGCGAGGGTGTTCAGGGCCGTTGCAAGTACATCCATGTACACTGCGTCGGCGACGTCCCTGTCGCCGACGCTCCTGAACACCCTCGCCCGCTACTTCGCCTTCGCCTCCAGCCCTTTGCTATTGGCCAGGCTGTCGGTATTTCGGATCTTTCGGAGGAATGATATCGCCGTCTTCATCCAGCTCCGGAAATGGCAAGTTGTGTTTCTCGCAGTACTTCACCATTTTCGGGTGCATCCAGCGGAACAGGATATCTTTTATGGCCGGATCTTCTTCATCCAGCACCTTATCTTCATACATGCCGGCTTTTTGGCGCTGATGCATCGCCTCTTGCAGAATGATCGCTGCGGCCACGCTCACGTTGTAACTCTCGACCATACCGATAATCGGAATGGTGACATGGTCGTCGGCATGCTCTGCGGCGTAATCGCTCAGGCCGTGTTTTTCG includes these proteins:
- a CDS encoding ABC transporter ATP-binding protein, whose protein sequence is MQPIISIAGVGKTYAGGFTALKSVDLDINSGEIFALLGPNGAGKTTLISIICGIVNPTSGRVTADGYDIQREFRAARSKIGLVPQELSTDSFESVWNTVSFSRGLFGKAPNPQHIEKILRQLSLWDKKDSKIMALSGGMKRRVMIAKALSHEPSILFLDEPTAGVDVELRRDMWEMVRGLRENGVTIILTTHYIEEAEEMADRIGVINHGELVLVEEKHELMQKLGKKQLTIHLQNPISELPDALKEFELDIADEGNQLIYTFDTQREHTGIATLLRALNQQGMEFKDLHSSESSLEEIFVSLVHQNQAERQKAG
- a CDS encoding ABC transporter permease, which encodes MNIYGIRAIYQFEMARTGRTLMQSIAWPVISTCLYFIVFGTAIGSRLGEIEGVSYGAFIIPGLIMLSLLSESISNASFGIFFPKFSGTIYEVLSAPVSAFEIVAGYVGAAATKSVVIGILILITARFFVDYEIAHPFWMFGFLVLTAVTFSMFGFIIGIWADDFQKLQVIPLMVITPLTFLGGAFYSINMLPEFWQKVTLFNPVVYLISGFRWAFYGVSDVNVVISLGMTLFFLFACLTAIWWIFRTGYKIRS
- a CDS encoding dienelactone hydrolase family protein encodes the protein MHTEAIEYYIDDESFTGYLAYDDSIEGERPAILLLHEWWGMNDFTREEAERLAAEGFTAFALDMYGTGVSADNPSDAGALMTKTIETEGAPLKRFQAALDLINTHPTVQAGQVAAQGYCFGGAVALTMARLGLPLKGVVSFHGALESDVKVKPGDITAELQVYTGGDDAMIPAEHVANFVQEMQTAGVRFDVTSYPGVQHGFTNPAATARGEKFGIPLKYDEAAANDAYEGAVNFYNKIFQQ